A genomic stretch from bacterium includes:
- a CDS encoding nickel-dependent hydrogenase large subunit, with amino-acid sequence MKTIIPIGPYHPLQEEPELFKLEVEGEKVVGLEINLGYNHRGHEWLAEQKTYDQVPFLVERICGICSNSHPLAGVQAIEDINNVDIPIRAKYIRTVIAELERLHSHFLWCGLAGHFLGYNTVWMWFWKYREPILDLFEKITGNRNHYGMMKVGGVRKDIREEDIPEIEKVLKLVEQKAMLFTKAILDDPVLAARLVNVGILTKQQGMDYGVIGPTARASGLAIDVRRDDPYAAYDLVKWDVIKFDEGDVMAKAKVRLLECFESLKIIRQCLKEMPKGPFDLKVDDVPAGEGIGRAEAPRGEVIHYVRSDGTNMPIRYKVRAPSYMNIASNAVAVKGCEIADAVLVLAAVDPCYCCTERLVIANNNGQKLSTKDLLKLSWQKTEKFRSKYKK; translated from the coding sequence ATGAAAACAATCATACCGATAGGACCGTACCATCCTTTACAGGAAGAGCCTGAGTTATTCAAGCTCGAGGTTGAAGGCGAAAAAGTCGTAGGTCTTGAAATAAATCTCGGCTACAATCATCGCGGGCACGAATGGCTTGCAGAACAAAAAACTTACGACCAGGTTCCGTTTCTTGTCGAAAGGATATGCGGGATATGTTCAAACTCGCATCCACTCGCAGGAGTTCAGGCAATAGAAGACATCAATAACGTTGATATTCCTATTCGCGCTAAATATATACGAACTGTAATCGCAGAATTAGAAAGACTTCATTCACACTTTTTATGGTGCGGACTTGCAGGTCATTTTCTCGGATACAATACCGTATGGATGTGGTTCTGGAAATATCGTGAACCTATTCTTGATTTGTTTGAGAAAATTACGGGCAACAGAAATCATTACGGGATGATGAAAGTCGGTGGAGTTAGAAAAGACATACGAGAAGAAGATATTCCTGAAATTGAAAAAGTATTAAAATTGGTAGAACAAAAAGCAATGTTGTTTACAAAAGCTATTCTTGATGACCCGGTTCTCGCGGCAAGACTTGTAAATGTTGGGATATTAACGAAACAACAGGGTATGGATTATGGCGTTATCGGACCGACTGCCCGCGCATCAGGTTTAGCTATTGACGTTCGCAGGGACGATCCTTATGCTGCTTATGACCTTGTAAAATGGGATGTTATAAAATTTGATGAGGGCGACGTTATGGCAAAAGCAAAAGTTCGTCTTCTTGAATGTTTTGAATCTTTGAAAATTATACGACAATGCCTTAAAGAAATGCCAAAAGGACCATTTGATCTGAAGGTTGACGATGTCCCGGCAGGAGAAGGAATCGGACGAGCAGAAGCTCCAAGAGGCGAAGTAATCCATTATGTCCGTTCGGACGGCACAAATATGCCAATCAGGTATAAAGTCAGAGCTCCAAGTTATATGAATATTGCATCCAATGCAGTAGCGGTTAAGGGTTGCGAAATCGCAGACGCAGTATTGGTTCTGGCTGCCGTTGACCCCTGCTATTGCTGCACGGAAAGATTAGTCATTGCAAATAATAACGGACAAAAATTATCTACGAAAGACTTATTGAAACTTTCATGGCAGAAAACGGAAAAATTTAGAAGTAAATATAAAAAATAA
- the larC gene encoding nickel pincer cofactor biosynthesis protein LarC → MKIAYFDCFSGISGDMILGSLLDAGLDFKKLKHELTKLNIKHSVTHSKTTRNGISGTSINITSPEKDKSYTPEEILKIIGTSKLSPDIKSVSQKIFSRLTEAEQTIHNGAFHKSSKKVHLHELGSIDTIIDITGAVIGLNLLKIDAVYSSPLPITRGYIKCAHGILPVPAPATIELLKNTPLYGNNISAELITPTGAAIITTIVKTFGNLPEMHINSIGYGAGKQELEIPNLLRVYIGTKKEKYTKDTVIVTETNVDNMNPELYEYVVTKLFKAEALDVYLTPIQMKKNRPGTMISVITEEKNLHNVLEILFAETTTLGVRTYTTSRFKLQREEQTINTKYGKIKFKIGKLGNIIKNISPEYESCKIIAEKLNVPLKTIYAEANKVKKK, encoded by the coding sequence ATGAAAATAGCTTATTTTGACTGTTTTTCGGGAATAAGCGGGGATATGATTCTTGGCTCGCTTTTAGACGCAGGATTGGATTTCAAGAAACTAAAACACGAACTTACTAAATTAAATATCAAACACTCCGTTACTCACTCCAAAACTACCCGTAACGGAATAAGTGGAACAAGCATAAACATAACATCGCCTGAAAAAGACAAATCATACACCCCCGAAGAAATACTTAAAATAATCGGCACCAGTAAACTCTCCCCCGATATTAAATCCGTTTCCCAAAAAATATTTTCCAGACTAACTGAAGCAGAGCAAACTATTCATAACGGGGCATTCCACAAATCTTCAAAAAAAGTTCATTTGCACGAACTCGGTAGTATTGATACCATTATTGATATTACGGGCGCTGTAATCGGATTAAACTTGCTAAAAATAGATGCGGTTTACTCTTCTCCCCTACCAATAACAAGAGGGTATATAAAATGCGCGCACGGGATATTACCGGTCCCTGCACCTGCAACAATAGAACTCTTAAAAAATACCCCTCTTTACGGGAACAACATTTCTGCGGAATTAATCACGCCAACAGGCGCTGCTATTATTACAACAATAGTCAAAACTTTTGGCAACCTTCCAGAAATGCACATAAATAGTATAGGATACGGTGCAGGCAAACAAGAACTTGAAATACCCAACTTGTTAAGAGTTTATATCGGGACTAAAAAGGAAAAATACACGAAAGATACCGTTATTGTCACGGAAACAAACGTTGATAATATGAATCCTGAACTATATGAGTATGTTGTTACAAAATTGTTTAAAGCTGAAGCTCTGGATGTTTATCTTACTCCCATACAGATGAAAAAAAACAGACCGGGAACTATGATAAGCGTTATCACGGAAGAAAAAAATTTACATAACGTATTAGAAATACTCTTTGCGGAAACAACTACCCTTGGCGTAAGAACTTATACAACTTCAAGATTTAAACTACAAAGAGAAGAACAAACCATAAATACGAAATACGGAAAAATTAAATTCAAGATTGGCAAACTCGGGAATATCATTAAAAATATCTCCCCGGAATACGAATCCTGTAAAATAATTGCAGAGAAACTTAATGTCCCCTTGAAAACCATCTACGCAGAAGCGAATAAAGTTAAAAAAAAATAA
- a CDS encoding GIDE domain-containing protein, translating into MNFTKNGLIIIPAIITIIIFTGWVNMFTGGNKQPINSIIIFGLGIWLFCYGFSLLKRKRLIQNIPTSKIKSLAIGLVEIQGRCFPITDRPLLAPYSQNECVFYSFIVQEYKRGSNNDCSWQIISQGSSGMPFYVDDDTGRVMVDPTKADIRLDPRYISYSPSEKKIMPVILTSGTMKYTESFIIPGESAFVLGTAKEIKNCSENYTQKVAKQLTDWYYNPEKQKEFDINRDGDIDKQEYILMKEKAEQSVIRKEFKYMPNKKDLNGLSDIIITKGEIEKTFILSNESEKTIVSQIGKKATFYIVSGIIITLITLVNIFSSLMKARGKP; encoded by the coding sequence ATGAATTTCACAAAAAATGGGTTAATTATAATTCCCGCGATAATTACAATAATTATATTCACGGGTTGGGTTAATATGTTTACCGGCGGAAACAAGCAACCCATAAATTCCATAATAATCTTTGGTTTAGGGATATGGCTTTTTTGCTATGGATTTTCTTTGCTAAAACGTAAAAGACTTATCCAGAACATTCCGACTTCTAAAATCAAATCCCTTGCTATTGGATTGGTAGAAATTCAGGGAAGATGTTTCCCTATAACCGATAGACCTTTACTCGCGCCTTACTCCCAAAATGAATGTGTCTTTTACTCTTTTATAGTTCAGGAATACAAAAGGGGGTCTAATAACGACTGCAGTTGGCAGATTATAAGCCAGGGGTCCTCGGGAATGCCTTTTTATGTTGATGATGACACCGGCAGAGTTATGGTTGACCCAACAAAAGCAGATATCAGATTAGACCCAAGATATATTTCTTACAGTCCGAGTGAGAAAAAAATTATGCCTGTTATTTTAACCTCGGGAACGATGAAATATACAGAGTCATTTATTATTCCGGGAGAGTCCGCTTTTGTCTTGGGAACGGCAAAAGAAATAAAAAACTGTTCCGAAAATTATACGCAAAAAGTGGCGAAACAACTTACCGACTGGTATTACAATCCGGAAAAACAAAAAGAATTTGACATTAACCGGGATGGAGATATTGATAAACAGGAATATATATTAATGAAAGAAAAAGCGGAACAATCTGTCATCCGCAAAGAATTCAAATATATGCCCAATAAAAAAGACCTGAACGGGCTGTCCGATATAATTATTACAAAAGGAGAAATAGAAAAAACTTTTATTCTTTCCAATGAAAGTGAAAAAACTATCGTCTCACAAATAGGGAAAAAAGCAACTTTTTATATCGTTAGCGGGATAATTATAACTTTAATAACATTAGTTAATATATTTTCATCCCTAATGAAAGCAAGGGGAAAACCATAA
- a CDS encoding C25 family cysteine peptidase produces MKKMTFIICGMILFSTQVFALPNLATKTIVGWSAPLVCSIDQDVISEDTLYTSSPYYYSWAIINNGDQNVTSGFYVRIMKDDSIIKSYRLTTLAAGDSINVKCLQSTISVPGTYTMKLVVDANNEITESSETDNEYSHNYYWVTGALPDIAVTPDALTYYYHIPDYKYSNCSWTSNEVIVDIDVPAFDVKEVSNGVQVSINGFEQTNEPGKPALPFQTVTLAVPPNAVVEGVEVLGNSVILPGNYNVAPAPVVFPLMDNKKLINFCFEEYNKNKQTTYSLNAQYPAAKGELLSSGGLRKYNLATVAVYPFQYNAVTGKLSYASHLQVKVKYRADADKEAEYKRLASDNMAEDEASAMIYNWNEARQWYTYKGESKAPTYDYVIITTNALKSACATLAGWKTGLGYKVAIVTTDSINGAYSGVDIQQKIRNFLRDKYPVAQWGIKYVLIVGTNMDIPMRTACLFSNNPYPSGMDSLQHPIPTDLYYAELTNPDNTSWNKDGDAYFGEMLTSTGNPGGNDVIDYVSDVYVGRIPWSDAAVIQHITQKIINFERDTTLSYKKKSVLAAAMLYFQNENNSGRITIDGADIMELLLDNSIVNSSMAVTLYEKEGRIQSPYACDAPLSHTNMVSNLNGTGIFAEFSHGSFQGFARKVWATDDGDGVPEDAEMTWPSLLEVSDVEELDDNRPSVAFINSCLCGFPEIEWNLGAGLLNKGCVSVCVASRSAWTGSENMMYYFFKKLLSDTSVSKCKVGAAFAIAKVSYAALGLSRYPWINLLTINLYGDPSLYHFGYKTTPCKDGTIWICNKGGKPDDLEVSDITYTASWIAGLSTKTMSLAPGESASISITVQPAGLPVGVYKDTLRISSNDPDESIYKEPVILTVSTEGVAEINSPVSNVSLNLNAYPNPFIKSTLVSYQLFAKSKVSLKLFDVSGREIKTLINETQAPGQYKKEITGLKTGVYFVKLSTGKYDKTAKLIIIK; encoded by the coding sequence ATGAAAAAAATGACATTTATAATATGTGGTATGATTTTATTTTCGACGCAAGTTTTTGCTTTGCCTAATCTTGCTACGAAAACTATTGTGGGTTGGAGTGCTCCGCTGGTCTGTTCTATTGATCAGGATGTGATTTCCGAGGATACATTATATACCAGCAGCCCATATTATTACAGCTGGGCAATTATTAATAACGGAGACCAGAACGTTACGTCCGGTTTTTATGTCAGGATAATGAAAGACGATTCCATTATTAAATCCTATCGTCTTACGACCCTTGCAGCGGGCGATTCTATCAATGTTAAATGCTTGCAGAGCACGATTTCTGTCCCCGGTACGTATACTATGAAACTTGTAGTCGACGCAAATAATGAAATCACGGAGTCTTCGGAAACGGATAACGAATATTCTCATAATTATTATTGGGTAACAGGCGCTCTGCCGGATATAGCTGTAACACCGGACGCATTGACTTATTATTACCATATCCCCGATTATAAATACTCAAACTGTTCGTGGACATCAAACGAAGTAATCGTAGACATAGATGTCCCTGCTTTTGACGTAAAAGAAGTTAGCAATGGCGTTCAGGTAAGCATAAACGGTTTTGAACAAACGAACGAGCCCGGTAAACCGGCATTGCCATTCCAAACCGTAACTCTTGCTGTCCCGCCGAATGCCGTAGTTGAAGGCGTTGAAGTGCTCGGGAATAGCGTAATTCTTCCGGGAAACTATAATGTTGCTCCTGCGCCGGTCGTTTTCCCTTTAATGGATAATAAAAAATTAATCAATTTTTGTTTTGAAGAGTATAATAAAAATAAACAAACAACTTATTCACTAAATGCGCAATACCCTGCAGCAAAGGGCGAACTCCTGTCATCCGGCGGGTTAAGAAAATATAACCTTGCAACGGTAGCCGTTTATCCGTTTCAGTATAATGCTGTAACAGGGAAATTAAGTTACGCGTCTCACTTGCAGGTTAAAGTAAAATACAGGGCGGATGCGGATAAAGAAGCCGAATACAAAAGACTGGCGTCGGATAATATGGCGGAAGATGAAGCTTCCGCTATGATTTACAACTGGAATGAAGCAAGACAATGGTACACTTATAAAGGCGAAAGCAAAGCTCCGACTTACGATTACGTTATTATAACTACAAATGCATTAAAATCGGCGTGTGCAACGCTTGCGGGTTGGAAAACAGGTTTGGGGTATAAAGTAGCCATAGTAACGACGGATTCCATAAACGGCGCTTATTCCGGGGTTGATATCCAGCAAAAGATAAGAAACTTTTTAAGAGATAAGTATCCTGTAGCCCAGTGGGGAATAAAATACGTTTTGATAGTAGGCACTAATATGGATATCCCTATGCGGACTGCCTGTCTATTCAGCAATAATCCGTATCCTTCAGGGATGGACTCGCTTCAACATCCGATACCGACAGACTTATATTATGCCGAACTTACGAACCCTGACAATACTTCATGGAACAAAGACGGGGATGCTTATTTCGGAGAAATGTTAACTTCCACAGGAAATCCGGGTGGAAATGACGTCATTGATTACGTATCCGATGTGTATGTTGGTAGAATCCCCTGGAGTGATGCGGCCGTAATTCAACATATAACTCAAAAAATAATTAATTTTGAAAGGGATACTACGCTGTCGTATAAAAAGAAATCGGTTCTTGCCGCGGCAATGTTGTATTTCCAGAACGAAAACAACTCGGGCAGGATCACTATAGATGGAGCGGATATAATGGAATTGCTCCTCGATAACTCTATAGTAAACTCTTCAATGGCTGTTACTTTATATGAGAAAGAGGGACGCATACAAAGCCCTTATGCCTGCGATGCCCCGCTTTCGCACACCAATATGGTAAGTAATTTGAACGGCACAGGTATTTTTGCCGAATTTAGTCACGGGTCTTTTCAGGGATTTGCGCGTAAAGTCTGGGCTACCGACGACGGCGATGGTGTTCCCGAAGATGCCGAAATGACATGGCCATCATTGTTAGAAGTTTCCGATGTCGAAGAACTTGATGATAATAGACCGTCTGTGGCTTTCATTAATTCCTGTTTATGCGGATTCCCGGAAATAGAATGGAATCTGGGCGCAGGATTGTTAAATAAAGGATGTGTTAGTGTTTGCGTGGCAAGTCGCTCTGCATGGACCGGAAGCGAGAATATGATGTATTACTTTTTTAAGAAATTGCTTTCCGATACAAGCGTTTCCAAATGTAAAGTAGGCGCTGCTTTTGCCATTGCAAAAGTAAGTTATGCGGCATTGGGATTGTCAAGATATCCATGGATTAATTTGCTGACTATTAACCTATACGGCGACCCTTCCTTGTACCATTTTGGATACAAAACTACTCCCTGCAAAGACGGAACTATATGGATATGCAATAAAGGCGGAAAACCCGATGACCTTGAGGTAAGCGACATTACTTATACCGCATCCTGGATTGCCGGCCTTTCCACAAAAACTATGTCACTTGCGCCGGGTGAATCCGCATCCATTTCAATAACCGTTCAGCCTGCAGGACTCCCAGTGGGCGTATATAAAGATACTTTGCGTATATCCTCCAATGACCCCGACGAAAGTATATACAAAGAACCCGTGATACTGACCGTTTCTACCGAAGGTGTCGCAGAAATAAATTCTCCCGTGTCTAACGTGTCCCTCAACTTAAACGCTTACCCGAACCCGTTTATCAAGTCAACACTCGTATCTTACCAATTGTTCGCAAAGAGCAAAGTCTCGTTGAAACTCTTTGATGTATCCGGACGCGAGATAAAAACACTCATAAACGAAACTCAAGCCCCGGGACAATATAAAAAAGAAATTACAGGTTTGAAAACAGGCGTCTATTTCGTAAAACTGTCTACAGGAAAATACGACAAGACCGCCAAATTAATTATTATAAAATAA
- a CDS encoding NADH-quinone oxidoreductase subunit C — MDEIIGKVKSRFDGVKIKENSPKRIYIEINRERAKELAEYFFKDEGMRFSIATGIDTRKGFEILYHFSLDSTGVVYSIRVHIPKDDPKIDSFANFLPATEWIEREMHELLGIQFEGHPNLKPLLTDADFQWDNKHPLKKYK; from the coding sequence ATGGATGAAATAATAGGAAAGGTTAAAAGTAGGTTTGACGGCGTAAAAATAAAAGAAAATTCCCCCAAGCGGATTTATATTGAAATCAATAGAGAACGGGCAAAAGAACTTGCCGAATATTTCTTCAAAGATGAAGGCATGAGATTCTCCATTGCTACGGGAATAGATACGAGAAAAGGATTTGAAATTCTTTATCATTTTTCTTTAGATAGCACAGGAGTTGTATATTCAATAAGAGTTCATATACCAAAGGATGACCCAAAAATTGACTCGTTTGCAAACTTCTTACCCGCTACCGAATGGATAGAAAGGGAAATGCATGAATTGCTTGGCATACAATTCGAAGGACATCCAAACTTAAAACCGTTGCTTACGGATGCAGATTTCCAGTGGGATAATAAACATCCGCTTAAAAAATATAAATGA
- the larB gene encoding nickel pincer cofactor biosynthesis protein LarB, translating into MQDILKKLLQEVKSGKLSIDKAMDKLKSLPYEDIDIAKIDTHRELRTSLPEVIFCQGKTIEQIILIVKKIKANKTGINRIIASRANKEIYAAIKKIAPEVVWYEQARIIASPSRNKNKTGNILVITAGTSDIPVAEEAVVIAELMGNKVNKAYDVGVAGIHRLFSIKDKLFNANVIVAIAGMEGALASIVGGLVDVPVIAVPTSIGYGASFGGLAPLLTMLNCCAPGVSVVNIDNGFGAGYLAGLMNKKNK; encoded by the coding sequence ATGCAGGATATACTAAAGAAATTACTTCAAGAAGTAAAGTCAGGCAAATTGTCCATAGATAAAGCAATGGACAAATTAAAATCACTCCCTTACGAGGATATTGATATAGCCAAAATCGACACCCACCGCGAACTTCGAACATCATTGCCCGAAGTAATTTTCTGCCAGGGAAAAACAATAGAACAAATAATCCTTATTGTAAAAAAAATAAAAGCAAATAAAACAGGGATTAATAGAATTATAGCCAGCAGAGCAAATAAAGAAATCTACGCCGCAATTAAAAAAATCGCCCCTGAAGTAGTCTGGTATGAACAAGCACGAATAATCGCTTCCCCGTCCAGGAATAAAAACAAAACAGGCAACATTCTTGTAATAACTGCAGGCACATCCGATATTCCCGTGGCAGAAGAAGCAGTAGTCATTGCCGAATTGATGGGCAATAAAGTTAATAAAGCTTATGACGTTGGAGTAGCAGGTATTCACAGATTATTCAGTATAAAAGATAAATTGTTCAATGCAAACGTTATCGTCGCCATAGCCGGTATGGAAGGCGCACTGGCAAGCATAGTCGGGGGACTCGTTGATGTCCCGGTTATAGCAGTCCCTACAAGTATAGGTTACGGAGCGAGTTTTGGCGGCCTGGCCCCATTACTAACTATGCTTAATTGCTGCGCGCCGGGAGTTTCCGTCGTAAACATTGATAACGGTTTTGGCGCAGGGTATCTCGCCGGACTAATGAATAAAAAGAACAAATGA
- a CDS encoding CTP synthase, translating into MAKYIIVSGGVLSGVGKGIATASIGKILSEYGYKVTAIKIDPYINFDAGTLRPTEHGEVWVTNDGGEIDQDLGSYERFLGIDIPKSNNITTGQVYKAIIDRERNGEYLGETVQFIPHVPEEIKNRIKKASQDYDITLIEIGGTIGDYENVPFLFTAKSMERELGKENVVYVLITYLPIPTHIGEMKTKPTQQAIKLLQEQGIMPDIILCRGKEPLDDVRKKKIETYANIQRELVISAPDIKILYEVPINFEREQLGLKILSKLNLQPKKKPDWKEWEIALNRLKASEIVRIAMVGKYVDIGAFTFKDAYVSINEALEHSGARVGLKAKIDWVDSKTLEDKDPAEVLKNYDGLIIPGGFGATGIEGKISAIKYARETGTPFLGLCLGAQLAVVEYARNVAGLKDAHSIEINPKTPYPVVDLLPTQKELLAKSSYGGTMRLGAYAAVIKPDTFVYKLYRKENRIVEDMKQKLSEESLGEVKNFEYVIERHRHRYEISPKFHEILEKAGLVFSGYHQRQDGTKLVEFIELPKHPFFVGTQAHPEFRSRFLNPAPLFIGFMEAVKKYIEKRVE; encoded by the coding sequence ATGGCAAAATACATAATCGTAAGCGGAGGAGTTTTATCGGGCGTTGGCAAGGGCATTGCAACGGCAAGTATCGGCAAAATTCTTTCCGAATACGGTTATAAAGTTACCGCGATAAAAATAGACCCTTACATAAACTTCGACGCGGGAACGCTCAGACCAACGGAACACGGGGAAGTCTGGGTTACAAACGACGGCGGCGAAATAGACCAGGACCTCGGAAGTTATGAAAGATTTCTCGGTATCGACATCCCGAAATCCAACAACATCACAACGGGACAGGTGTATAAAGCAATCATAGACCGTGAACGAAACGGGGAATATCTTGGCGAAACAGTCCAGTTCATACCTCACGTTCCAGAAGAAATAAAAAACAGAATAAAAAAAGCATCACAAGATTACGACATTACACTCATAGAAATCGGCGGTACCATCGGCGACTACGAGAATGTGCCATTCCTTTTTACGGCTAAAAGTATGGAAAGGGAATTAGGCAAAGAAAACGTAGTTTACGTTCTTATTACTTATTTGCCCATTCCGACACACATCGGAGAAATGAAAACAAAGCCGACCCAGCAGGCGATTAAGTTACTCCAGGAACAGGGAATAATGCCGGATATAATTTTATGCCGTGGCAAAGAACCTCTTGATGATGTGAGGAAGAAAAAAATAGAAACTTATGCTAATATACAACGGGAATTAGTTATTTCAGCTCCTGACATAAAAATCCTTTACGAAGTGCCTATAAATTTTGAACGCGAACAACTTGGCCTAAAAATACTTTCAAAACTTAATTTGCAACCCAAGAAGAAACCCGATTGGAAAGAATGGGAAATTGCCCTTAATAGACTAAAAGCTTCCGAAATTGTAAGAATTGCAATGGTCGGGAAATATGTAGACATAGGAGCTTTCACTTTTAAAGACGCGTACGTATCAATAAACGAAGCGCTCGAGCACAGCGGCGCAAGGGTTGGGCTTAAGGCGAAAATAGACTGGGTTGATTCCAAGACTCTTGAAGATAAAGACCCTGCAGAAGTTCTTAAAAATTATGACGGGTTAATAATACCGGGCGGTTTCGGGGCAACGGGGATTGAAGGTAAAATTTCCGCAATAAAATATGCAAGGGAAACGGGGACTCCGTTTCTTGGATTATGTCTCGGAGCACAACTTGCCGTCGTAGAATATGCAAGAAACGTTGCCGGGCTGAAAGATGCGCACAGCATTGAAATAAATCCGAAAACTCCTTATCCCGTAGTAGATTTGTTACCCACACAAAAAGAATTACTCGCTAAATCTTCTTACGGCGGGACAATGAGACTCGGCGCTTATGCCGCAGTTATCAAGCCCGACACTTTTGTTTATAAACTTTACCGGAAAGAAAATCGTATAGTTGAAGATATGAAACAAAAACTTTCCGAAGAATCACTCGGGGAAGTTAAAAACTTTGAATACGTAATAGAAAGACACCGCCACAGGTATGAAATATCTCCCAAGTTCCACGAAATACTTGAAAAAGCAGGTCTCGTATTCTCGGGATATCACCAGAGACAGGACGGGACAAAACTCGTAGAATTCATCGAATTACCGAAACATCCGTTTTTTGTAGGGACTCAAGCGCATCCGGAGTTCCGCTCAAGATTCCTCAACCCGGCTCCTTTGTTCATCGGCTTCATGGAAGCAGTGAAAAAATACATCGAAAAAAGAGTAGAATAA
- a CDS encoding LemA family protein, giving the protein MCSSIIWGFVILFLVLVVAIYFAVIYNGLVAMKNNIKKSWSNIDVLLKQRHDEIPKLVSVCEGYMKYEKETLAKITSLRTSFLEAKTVGEKSNIEGQLSAALKTIFAVSENYPDLKANKTFNDLRERISTLENQIADRREFYNENVNLYNTRINQIPDMLVAKFCTFTPEELFKVSEEDKKDVTVKFSDPW; this is encoded by the coding sequence ATGTGCAGTTCTATCATTTGGGGATTTGTTATACTTTTTCTGGTTTTGGTAGTAGCAATTTATTTCGCCGTTATATATAACGGTCTTGTTGCAATGAAAAACAACATTAAAAAAAGCTGGAGCAATATAGACGTTCTCCTGAAACAACGGCACGATGAAATTCCAAAACTTGTCAGCGTTTGCGAAGGATATATGAAATACGAAAAAGAAACATTAGCGAAAATTACTTCTCTCCGCACTTCTTTTTTAGAAGCAAAAACCGTCGGGGAAAAATCCAATATCGAAGGACAACTTTCGGCTGCGTTGAAAACCATATTTGCAGTTTCCGAAAATTACCCCGATCTTAAAGCCAATAAAACTTTTAACGATTTGCGCGAAAGGATAAGTACTCTGGAAAACCAGATTGCCGACAGAAGGGAATTCTATAACGAAAACGTAAACCTTTATAATACAAGGATTAACCAGATCCCGGATATGCTTGTTGCCAAATTCTGTACCTTTACTCCTGAAGAATTATTCAAAGTTTCGGAAGAAGATAAAAAAGACGTTACGGTTAAATTCTCTGATCCCTGGTAA
- a CDS encoding PorV/PorQ family protein, producing the protein MKRNGIIFAGIVLFYQLCSTTVMASSESGAPFLLIYPGGTRQSAMGETFAAIANNAMATYYNDAGMAFQKYSDVQFAHFNLLPGLYPGIHYFFLGYVHPTKIGAFGGQIIYLTTANTEGTDDYGNKIGIWTTWNTSFKISYAKKLHKKIGVGLGIKHIYSFLAPVDVINTLQSGSIRYGGSGNTIGFDFSSLYTPSKQVSIGVSVQNIGPAIKYIEAGVGDPLPYTTRLGISYEPVQAKNNSLIFAGELTKVLIGFKSEMDSINRDSKGGFTYFYRNTWKGIGSEYTWHSANKKHAFSIRGGYFSDISGKREDWTFGAGIRIYGVNLDISKGPNQGYPCDTWGISLGYTTGGK; encoded by the coding sequence ATGAAAAGAAACGGAATAATTTTTGCGGGGATAGTCCTTTTTTACCAACTTTGTTCCACGACTGTTATGGCTTCTTCCGAATCTGGAGCTCCTTTTCTTCTTATATACCCCGGCGGGACAAGGCAAAGCGCAATGGGAGAAACTTTTGCCGCCATTGCAAACAATGCGATGGCTACCTACTATAACGATGCAGGTATGGCTTTCCAAAAATATTCCGATGTTCAGTTTGCGCATTTTAATTTACTTCCCGGACTTTATCCCGGTATACATTATTTTTTCTTAGGTTATGTCCATCCAACTAAAATAGGCGCTTTTGGGGGACAAATTATATATTTGACTACTGCAAATACTGAAGGCACTGATGACTATGGCAATAAAATAGGGATATGGACAACATGGAATACTTCCTTTAAAATAAGTTATGCTAAAAAGTTACATAAAAAAATTGGCGTTGGCTTAGGCATTAAGCATATATATAGCTTCCTTGCTCCTGTAGATGTTATAAACACTCTTCAGTCCGGTAGTATACGATACGGTGGCTCAGGCAACACAATAGGGTTTGATTTTTCAAGTTTGTATACTCCAAGCAAACAGGTGTCCATAGGAGTATCCGTACAAAATATTGGTCCCGCCATAAAATATATAGAAGCCGGGGTAGGCGACCCGCTTCCCTACACTACGAGATTAGGAATATCTTACGAACCCGTGCAAGCAAAAAACAACAGTCTTATTTTTGCAGGCGAGTTAACTAAGGTTTTAATCGGATTTAAGTCGGAAATGGACAGTATAAATCGAGACTCGAAGGGTGGATTTACCTATTTTTATCGTAATACATGGAAAGGCATCGGTAGTGAATACACATGGCACAGCGCCAACAAAAAACATGCGTTTTCAATCCGGGGTGGATATTTTTCCGATATTTCCGGCAAAAGAGAAGACTGGACGTTCGGTGCCGGAATAAGAATTTATGGTGTTAATCTGGATATTTCGAAAGGCCCAAATCAGGGCTATCCATGCGATACATGGGGAATTTCTCTCGGGTATACTACGGGAGGGAAGTAA